The Arachis duranensis voucher Yi14725-KUN plastid, complete genome genome segment GTTATTTCAACTACATTAAATGATCTTTCAAATTGGTCAAGACTATCCAGTTTATGGCCGCTTCTCTATGGTACCAGTTGTTGCTTCATTGAATTTGCTTCATTAATAGGATCACGATTCGACTTTGATCGTTATGGACTGGTACCGCGATCTAGTCCTAGGCAGGCAGACCTTATTTTAACAGCGGGCACAGTAACTATGAAAATGGCTCCTTCTTTAGTTAGATTATATGAGCAAATGCCCGAACCAAAATATGTTATTGCTATGGGAGCCTGTACAATTACAGGGGGTATGTTCAGTACCGATTCTTATAGTACTGTTCGGGGAGTTGATAAGCTAATTCCCGTGGATGTCTATTTGCCAGGCTGTCCACCTAAACCAGAGGCCATTATAGATGCTATAACAAAACTTCGTAAGAAAATATCTCGAGAAATCGATGAAGATCATATTAGGTCTCAACAAGAAAATAGGTGTTTTACTACGAACCACAAGTTTCATGTTGAACGCAGTACTCATACCGGCAATTATAATCAAGGGTTTTTCTATCAACCACCATTCACTTCCGAGATAACCTCGGACATATTTTTCAAATATAAAAAGAGTAAGCATCCTGCCACGAAGCCAAGTAATTAATTAGACCGAATCCTTTTTGTTTTTTACAAAAAAAAAATATACAATAAATAAAAAATAGCAAGTCAATCTTCAAGAATTTCACCGTAATGTAAATGGAAATGGAAAAGACTCATACAAAACTTATACAACAAAAATAGCAGGAGAAAGAAAAAATGCAGGGTCCTTTGTCTGCTTGGTTAGTCAAACATGGACTTGTTCATAGATCTTTGGGTTTCGACTACCAAGGAATCGAAACTTTACAAATAAAGCCCGAAGATTGGCATTCCATTGCTGTCATCTTATATGTATATGGTTACAATTATCTACGTTCCCAATGTGCCTATGATGTAGCACCAGGAGGACTGTTAGCTAGTGTGTATCATCTTACAAGAATAGAGTCTGGGAGAGATCAACCGGAAGAGGTATGCATAAAAGTATATGTACCAAGGAAAAATCCCCGAATTCCTTCTATTTTCTGGGTTTGGAAAAGTGCGGATTTTCAAGAGAGGGAATCTTATGATATGTTAGGAATCTCTTATGAAAATCATCCGCGTCTGAAACGTATTTTAATGCCCGAAAATTGGATAGGATGGCCTTTGCGTAAAGATTATATCGCCCCCAATTTTTATGAAATACAAGATGCTTACTAAATGATAAAAATACAAAAACAAATCTGGCATTTCGACAACCAAAAAGAAAAATATTCAAGGAATATCCATTCATTCTCTTAGAGACCAAAAAAGTAATTGAAGTTCAATCAGACAGAATAAAAGAATAATGGAAGTCACATTCCCATATAGGGATTGGATAGATAACAAAATTCACAACAATAATGTGGGTATTGCAAAAAAGATTGGGGTAAGGATTCATTGAGATTGTAAATTTTGAACAATACTTTTTTCGTATGAGCCAAGCCAATAGGATGAACTGAAAAAGTTCTGCATCATGAACTATGTAACGTTCACATCAATATCTATTCTATTATATTGCCGCGAAAAAGAAAGTAACATGAAAGCAAAGGAGATGCAGAAAATAGAAATGAAATATCAAAGGAAAATAAATGGGTCCGATTCTCTTTATAATGTATCCGAGATTTTTTTGACTATTCCCACCCTTGAACTTTCCAAGACGAGACTTTTTGATCTTTCAACCATTTAATGTAACCATTCAAATGTTATTGAACTATTAATATTCTTTTGGGAGCCCCCCCACAAAAAAAGGGGGGTTCACTCTTTTACATATTCTATTTAATTTAATGTTATAGACATAAACATATACTGGGAACATACACCTATTCTTTACTCATCTAGTAAACATCTCCAGACACCTAGATGGATAAATTAATATGTATCAACATCCGATAAAAAAGAATACGCATCTATTATCCACAATCCATATTCCTATTTCATTTTAATGAATATAGATTATGGATAAAAGATACTCATACAAATTCATCATGTGCCAGGAACCAGATTTGAACTGGTGACACGAGGATTTTCAGTCCTCTGCTCTACCAGCTGAGCTATCCCGACCTCTCTTGAGGCATCATATTAATCTTATTAGATTACTTAAATATATGTCAATGACTCCATATCAACTAAAAACAAGACGAAAAAAAAAAAAAAAATTCTAATTAGAATATATATTTTTATTATTAGCATATATAAGAATATATTATTCTTATTCCATAGTCCAAATAGATTCCAATGTATTCCAATACATATTCCAAACAAATACTTATGATTGTTGATTGTGATAAGAAAAAGAAAGAAAAACTCTACTCGAATCCATTTGTGAAAGACTATACTAAATAAGACACATAACGAATTTCCAAAATTGAAAAAAAAAACTAAGATATGGGAAAAAGAATTAGAGAGTTAAGCAGGTCTTTTGGGGATAGAGGGACTTGAACCCTCACGATTTCTTAAGTCGACGGATTTTCCTCTTCCTATAAATTTCATTGTTGTCGAGATTGACATGTAGAATGGGACTCTATCTTTATTCTCGTCCGATTAATCAGTTCTTCAGAGGATCTATCAGACTAGGATGGAGTGAATAAATTGATCAGTGAATATGAATATTCAATTATTTATTTAACTTGGAATTGATTTGATTCACATCTTTCATTTGTGATACACATCTTTCCATTTGTGATATAAGGATTCAAAAATAGGGATTTCGAGTAGTGTATTCATTAATCAATTGAAATAGTATTTCAGTACAAATACGTAAACAAGTCTATATACATATTTCTGTATAGCCTTTCGAGAATTTCATTTGTACAGAAGGATTCCTTTCCTCACGCGAAAGGAAAGGTCGTCAACTCCATTTGTTAGAACAGCTTCCATTGAGTCTCTGCACCTATCCCTTTTTTATTCTCGCTTTCTTAATGTTTATTTCCTTTCCGAAAACGGGATTTGGCTCAGGATTACCCATTGTTAATTCCAGGGTTTCTCTGAATTTGAAAGTTATCACTTGGTAAGTTTCCATACCAAGGCTCAATCCAATTAAGTCCGTAGCGTCTACCAATTTCGCCATACCCCCTTTTTTTCCTTGCGATTAGAATCGCATTAAGATGTTTTTTTTTAGAATTATGTCGGAACTGTAGAATTTATTATAAATATATTCCGCTATTGAAAAATGTTTCCACCCATTTTATTTACTTTCTTTCATCTATATCGGATATCCAGATTTTGTCGAATCTGAAATAATTGTATTATTTCTATATTCGCAATTCAATATACATAGATAGATACCATATATCTATATCTTTTTTAAAGCCCCTTACTTCGATAATCTTTTTTCATACAATTTGTAATACTTGAAGGGTCGATTTTTTTTCGTCTTAGTTTTACCTTTCCGAAGGAAAACACGGGAATCTTTCATTATGATCTGGATTGGGTCTTTCTCTTTCTTTCAGTTAGTAATTGGGATATTCTTTTGATTATTTCAAATAAAATAGAAATTCGATATCTCTATCGAATTGATAATTACTTTTTAGAATTCATTCTGTATATAAATTGAGAATTCTTTATCTTATATAAATTAAATTAATTTAAGGATATAAATATATGGTTAAATTTATCCTGATAATCCAATCTTTTATAGATAGATTATGGATAGATTTATACATATTAAATCTTAATGGATAAGAATATTCTAAATTCTAGATACTATCTATATTAGTATATAATATATATTAGTATATTAATACTATATATTACTATATTAATGTATTACTATAATTACTGTAACTGTAATAGAATTATTAAAAATTCTAAATGATAATAAATAAAAGAAATGAAATATATATTTTTTTTTCTAATTTGATTTTAATATTCTATATTCTATTTGTCAAAATTGAATTATGACATATTCATTATGTTCGGAATAGCTAATTCCAAACTGTTAATAACGAAGATCCTATTAGTTTATTTAATTCCTATGCATGCGCATTTTCTTTTATATGAGCCTGCTTAGCTCAGAGGTTAGAGCATCGCATTTGTAATGCGATGGTCATCGGTTCGATTCCGATAGCCGGCTTTTCTCTTTTTGTTGTTGTTTTATTTTTCAAAAATGGATAATGTCTTTTTTTTAGGAATCCAAAATTGGTGCAGTTTGATCTCTGTAGAACAACTCAAGAAACAAACCTCCTTTTTTCTCTATACAATAGAATAAGGTTCAGATATTCATAGAATTCATACAATTCTTCTTTGTACTACAATGCTTTTGTGAATTTCGCTTCATTTCTCATATCATATTTGTCATTTAGTTTAGTTTTAATTTCGATTTTTCATTTTTTAATTTAAAAGGGAGTCTTTATGTCACGCTACAGAGGGCCTCGTTTCAAAAAAATACGCCGTCTGGGGACTTTACCTGGACTAACTAGTAAAAAGCCTACAGTCGGAAGCGAATTTAGAAACCAATCACGCTCCGGTAAAAAATCTCAATATCGTATTCGTTTAGAAGAAAAACAAAAATTGCGTTTTCATTATGGTCTTACAGAACGCCAATTGCTTAAATACATTCGTATCGCCGGAAAAGCCAAGGGGTCAACCGGTCAGGTTTTACTACAATTACTTGAAATGCGTTTGGATAACATACTTTTTAGATTGGGTATGGCTTCGACTATTCCTCAAGCCCGCCAATTAGTTAACCATAAACATGTTTTAGTTAATGGTCGTATAGTAGATATACCAAGTTATCGCTGCAAACCTCAAGATATTATTACAGCGAAAGATGAACAAAAATCGAAAGCTCTGATTCAAAATTCTATGGATTCAGCCCCACGTGAGGAATTGCCAAACCATTTAACCCTTCATCCATTCCAATATAAAGGATTAGTAAATCAAATAATAGATAGTCAATGGGTTGGTTTGAAAATCAACGAATTGCTGGTTGTAGAATATTATTCTCGTCAGACTTAATACTAACTAAAAAAACAAGAGTTTTGATACGAGAATTTTAGCTCATTCAGGTATCATCTACATGGATATAGGACGATTTGCATTCCCTGTCCACTTTTTCCAGTATTTTTCATATTACCAAAAAAATTGGAATTGAAAATTCATAGCAACTAAAGTTGGAATAATGGTATCCATTGGCATTTGAGATATTGCAGATTGATGAATTAACGGAGAGAGAGGGATTCGAACCCTCGGTAAACAAACAGCCTACATAGCAGTTCCAATGCTACGCCTTGAACCACTCGGCCATCTCTCCCTCTCCCCCATGATGATTATGGCCCAGAAATCGGAGCAATAGTGAATGATTCATATTCCATTTTTGGATAGGCGCCCATATAAATAATCAATTCGACCTATACGAAATAATTTTTTTTTATAAAAAAAACCAACTTCTAGGCCGTAGGCTAAAAAAATTCATTAATGAGTCCTTTTTTACGTTATTTCGTACTATTTGTATTGTACAATTCCTTTGTTTGTGGGATTCTTTTTTCTCACGCGATAAAGAATTCAATTTTCGAATGGATTCCTACCTATGCCTAGATCTCGGATAAATGGAAATTTTATTGACAAGACCTTTTCTATTGTAGCCAATATCTTATTACGAATAATTCCGACAACCTCGGGAGAAAAGGAGGCATTTACTTATTACAGAGATGGTGCGATTTGATTATCTTTTTTACCGATCTCAGTCTTATGAGAAAGACACATTATTTTATTCGTAAAAAAATGGAAAAAAACCGACGCTTGCTGAAGGTGAAGTTTACAAATAAAAAAAAATTCCTTCTGTCGTGTATCCCCGATTAATGCAGCCTCATATGCTTCAATTATAGATTTTTAGTATTAAGCGAAAGGTTATACCTATACTATGGAGTTAGATTAACCTTACTCCACTAGTAGCAATAGGCGGCATGGGGGAAGAAGCACTACGATTAGGAATCGACAACACGAAAACTTTGTAAAAAAATTCTTCCTTTCTTTTCGGGATCGGAACTAACAAACAAGAATGGTTGGGACAACAAACATCCATCTCGTTCGTATTTTTGGATACCCGTATAACCATCGAAGGGTGTTGAAGTGACTAATTCCGGGAAATTAAGCGGCGTTGAGGACAAAGATATTGTTGGAGTTATCCTTTTTATCCAGTACCAACAAACTTGATGTTAAGAAAAGATCTTTTACAGGAAGGTTGGCTAGAGATTTCTTGTAAAAACACTAGCCCTGCACAGGTGATAATGAGAGAGAATACTGGAATCTTTTTTTGATTTAATGTATTCATTTTTTTTATCATTATACACATAAAGGAGGAGCCGTATGAGATGAAAATATCACGTACGGTTCTGGAGCGGAGATTCTTTGAACTGAATGACGACCGTAACGGATGTCGGCGCAATCTGAAGGAAATTATGCAGAAGCTTTACAGAATTATTATGAGGCTATGCGACTGGAAATTGATCCCTATGATCGAAGTTATATACTTTATAACATAGGCCTTATTCACACAAGTAACGGAGAACATACAAAAGCTTTAGAATATTATTTTTGGGCACTCGAACGAAATCCGTTTTTACCCCAAGCTTTTAATAATATGGCCGTGATCTGTCATTACGTGCGACTATCTCCACTATAGAAAAAAAGGCTTTGTACATATATATCGTTCAAAACTACGATTTTTATCAGCTGTAGCAAACAAAAAAACTTCATAGAATATAAAAACAAAATGAAGAAATAGAGATATGCCTAGATACTTTTTTCTATGGATAAAAGATCCAATTGATAGAGGAAGCGCCGTAAAGATCAATTGGCGAGGTTTTAGGCCGAGACAATAAGAACTGCTTACAACTTATATCATGATACAAAATCTATCATGATATAAGAGTTAGGAATCCACTTATGTAATAAAGTTGATCCCCTACCCTAAGGTTTTGAGCAGCGGTGTAGTATCAGATCCCACAGATAGTAAGTCTTTTCTTTCTTATGAAAAATAAAAAGAAGTCTTTCTCAAAGTTCTATAGACCATAGAAATGTCATATTAGAAAGTATATGATATATGAGATTGAGATAGTTACCTTTCAGAAAATTAGAGAGTGTTAATGTAGATGTGTTATTCTTCGGAAGGTAGGAGAAAAGAGAAAACTATAAAAATAAAAAGAAAAAGAGATGAAACCCTTTTTTAATCAAAATTCAAGTTTGAAACTCATGTAGTTAACCCATTCCATTTTCTTTTGGTTAATTCCAGAAAAATGGAACAATTGACTGCTGAGCCGTATGAGGTAGGAAACTCTCAAGTACGGTTCTAAGGGAAGGAATTTACTCACCTATTCCGACCGCGGAGAACAGGCCATTCGACAGGGAGATTCCGAAATTGCTGAGGCTTGGTTTGATCAAGCCGCTGAATATTGGAAACAAGCTATAGCCCTTACCCCCGGTAATTATATTGAAGCACAGAATTGGTTGAAGATCACAGGGCGTTCTTAATTTAATAAAAACACTCTTTTTTTTTTTA includes the following:
- the ndhK gene encoding NADH-plastoquinone oxidoreductase subunit K, giving the protein MNSIEFPLLDRTTQNSVISTTLNDLSNWSRLSSLWPLLYGTSCCFIEFASLIGSRFDFDRYGLVPRSSPRQADLILTAGTVTMKMAPSLVRLYEQMPEPKYVIAMGACTITGGMFSTDSYSTVRGVDKLIPVDVYLPGCPPKPEAIIDAITKLRKKISREIDEDHIRSQQENRCFTTNHKFHVERSTHTGNYNQGFFYQPPFTSEITSDIFFKYKKSKHPATKPSN
- the ndhJ gene encoding NADH-plastoquinone oxidoreductase subunit J: MQGPLSAWLVKHGLVHRSLGFDYQGIETLQIKPEDWHSIAVILYVYGYNYLRSQCAYDVAPGGLLASVYHLTRIESGRDQPEEVCIKVYVPRKNPRIPSIFWVWKSADFQERESYDMLGISYENHPRLKRILMPENWIGWPLRKDYIAPNFYEIQDAY
- the rps4 gene encoding ribosomal protein S4, whose product is MSRYRGPRFKKIRRLGTLPGLTSKKPTVGSEFRNQSRSGKKSQYRIRLEEKQKLRFHYGLTERQLLKYIRIAGKAKGSTGQVLLQLLEMRLDNILFRLGMASTIPQARQLVNHKHVLVNGRIVDIPSYRCKPQDIITAKDEQKSKALIQNSMDSAPREELPNHLTLHPFQYKGLVNQIIDSQWVGLKINELLVVEYYSRQT
- the ycf3 gene encoding hypothetical chloroplast RF34, with the protein product MPRSRINGNFIDKTFSIVANILLRIIPTTSGEKEAFTYYRDGMSAQSEGNYAEALQNYYEAMRLEIDPYDRSYILYNIGLIHTSNGEHTKALEYYFWALERNPFLPQAFNNMAVICHYRGEQAIRQGDSEIAEAWFDQAAEYWKQAIALTPGNYIEAQNWLKITGRS